atttcgttttcttttcgtttcatgccatgtttcatattaatcaatttcatttcatttcataataatataattgttcatataaaataagttttttctaaaattaaaataagacttggcgtaaaggtcttagttaccaggtcataaaatccctaaaaaaaatGGGTGGGAGTATGGAGGGTGGGAGCCGTGGGAGGCAAACAATTCTAGTGCTAGTgtcaaattaaactaaaaaacagttgtttttctaatgaagtatgTAATCTAAATTCATAAAACCATTTCTTGTTTGTATAAATTATGTCATAAAGTTTCTGCCAATGAGTTGTTCCAAATAAGTTTCCTAACTACAAATATAAAAGGCAATCTTCCGTTTTTAAGCACTATAAACCATATAAACATTCTAACTTAAGCGCTACGAAACTGCAATGAATCTCGGTGGGACATTACGAATTAACAAGTTCGCTTGTTTCACATTGGCTTTTGTATTATTTCTGATAATATACTGGCGATCCGGAACATCTAGCTATCCTACAGAGAAGAGTCACTTAGTTAATTTAAAGAGTTTATTAAAAGCCGCTATCTTAGCCGCCGAAGGAGGAGGCAAGAAAGTATTGGACggaaaaaatcatattttgaaTGTTAAGAGTAAGGGTAAAACTTTGGAAGGCGCCAACGACCCTGTAACTGATGTTGATTATGCATCGCATTGCGCTATGTATTATGGTTTAAAACACACTTTTAATAATATCGATGTGGTCTCTGAGGAGCATTCGAAGAGTGATAGTAGCTGCGAGGAGGTGCCTGCTTTCGACTTGGAGCCCGACATCCCCGGGAATCTGAACATTGAGCAAATGCTTGATGAGCTTGTGCTTGCTAAAGATGTTGTTGTTTGGATCGACCCATTAGATGCCACCCAGGAGTATACAGGTGTTGTTTATTGTTAGTTAATGGAGCTGAATGTAGGTTTGCAATGATCACTTACACTACGAGAACGGTGAACCTAGGAAAATCCCTCAAGAATATTAGTATTCTAggcaaaaaaaactattcataagaatattttaaaatttaggtTCATATATTATATGATTTGAACTTCTTGATGGCTTTGGTGttattaatttttcagtttTATATATTGGTTTTATTGCAGTTTGGAGAATGATCTCATGGTACAACCTGGTGCTATGCAGTTGTCAcattccatagacatcaaaacacATCTGGTGACATAAAAATTTCTGTAATTACAAATTAGTCCAGCTGTTCTTAAGTGATGTGCTTATTTACTTAATAGATAGATTACTAGTTGTAGGATGTGTGAATaaagattgatatatatatatatatatattgggaAGATAAACAGATGTActgatagatatatatatatatatatatatatatatatatatcagtaCATCTGTTTATCTTCCCAATGTGCCTACCACGAAGCAAATCTAAATTGTTTCAGAGAAACTGTACCAATATGTTACAACAATGGTATGTGTTGCTATAAGAGGAGTGCCAATAATAGGAGTCATCCATTATCCATTCACACAGCAAACATATTGGGCATGGTATACTAAGAAAACATCAGCTAATATGCCACTTGTACCGCATGTAAGTTGCATTTTTCACTTTGAACACATAAATTAAAGAATGTTATAAGCTTATTTGTGAATTGcaaaattaacactaaaatttgACAGTTTTATCccaaaaacaaaatttcgattagGGATGTGTGTTCGAAAATTAGTAATAAGATGATTACTTAATTCACTCAAAATATTCTGATGCAATAATTATTTTGAACGCAAATTTTATGACACTATGAATTTTCTACAGAAAGAAGAAAACAGGGAACATCCTAGAGTGGTAATTTCTCGATCACATCCTGGAAAAGTTGCCACTGTAGCCAAAAGTGCTTTTGGAGACAAGTCCAATGTTTCCAAAGCTGCTGGAGCAGGATTCAAGGTAATGGAAGTTGTGAATGGCACTTACGATCTTTATCTTCATGTAACTACTATTAAGAAGTGGGATATTTGTGCTGGAGATGCCATTCTAAAAGCCGTTGATGGCAAAATGACCACAATGAAAGGTGATAACATTGATTATTCAGCAGATGGCCATGTTGCAGTGACTGATGGTATTTTAGTTACAAGGTATGATCATGATTATTACTTGAAGAAAATGCCTTCAATAATTCACTCCATGCATTGAAAGGGAAGAAAACTCAAGGACTAATTAATTAATGGAACTTTGAAGTCAGTTAAGTGAAGTTGTGACTTAAACAATTTTATGGGTTAGTGAAAAAATGTTGTAGGTGtgttgtaaattaattttggaGACTAGGGTGTATCGCAACTGGTCCAGAAACTGAAAAGTGGATACCTTAACCTCTTAAAACATTCAGGTAAaaccaaataataaaataggttgAGCGGTCATTTTACTAATTAAAAGGTGTCTTGTGAGCCCTCAAGGGTAGGCAGCCTACCATCATTTTACTAACCATACATACCAAATCGGTAGTAGGCTACCGCCAGCTCGACTACTTTTgctgtggagcagtaatgcatttcagatTGAAGGGTGTTTGCTGTGGGTAtgtggcttagatgggtggacaagctcacagcccacctggtgtttagtggttattggagcccatagagatttacaacttaaatgcgccacccaccttgagatataagttctaagatctcagtatagttactgttttactgtaaaactgaTACTTTGAACTCTTGtcttaaggtgagtggcggcacttatatttaaatattcattggctccagtaacactaggttggcggtgagctcgtctacttatctatgcaataaaaattgtaatgacTATACCTATATACTATATTATTGATATCTGAATCTCATGTGTAaggtaggtataggtatagCTATAGTCTCCGGTGACAACTCAAATCCAGTGTGCAcagttgcgtttttttttttttttttttttttttttcctacctaagctgatagccctagcggctatgtcagcgtaaccctaactttagtaggtgagctcacggggctcaaacctgacgatgttgctaacacgaaccctagcaagagcagtgcttcgcagaatctaccaccggatcggaaacgcgacccactgagaagatccggcgagaaactcagtgggctgtgtctgagagttaatttactcgtcgagcccttcgtcgcaagcgacgggttcgacgagaacggtgaccggtgcttgaagtacctaaaagcaccgttagtggatcaggaggatccgagatgacgtgttttgggcgacgtcgactgctttccattctgtccgcaggatcgggaatgtagttaccggcggccacgatgagagggttctcgtgtcgtgccgctttatcgaagtggcgcatggacgccgactgtatatacttactgatggactctaagtccaggtcgtcatggaggtcgacgttcctgacgaaccacggggctccgacggctatcctgcaaaaacgggattgaatgatttggaaggattttaagtgtatgcgggccgcgtgagcgaacactacacttgcataggtcatgacggggcgtatgcaagttttgtagagtgtcaccttatttctaagggagagtttttttacgttctcgatagccATATATAAGCGatcgaacagcgcccctagcggcaaacgtaggcaaacgttccaactccatacaaattagagctaacttttacgctatcaagaACGTTAAATAAAACCGCAACTATGCACACAGGTGAACGTTGAGCTCGTTCATTTgtctttgtaataaataaataaaaaaaactatattttaatcTTCGAACTTTTAATTGAAGCCCGCACGCATTCTATTCGCCTTCAAGATTGATTTGATaggttaaataaaatgttaacgtATTAAAACTGAAATTAGATGAGtacatgaatattttattattttctgattAGATGAAGGTAATCCAAACCTCAGTTTCGGAAACTATTGCAATTACTTAAATACCTTCATTTGACTCTAGTCTGAATTTGTAATGTAAtagagaaataaattatattgaacttcattttgtgatgtcggtattaaatttaatatcattttGAATCAGGGTTGCTAATTTTATATCGATTctaattctaataaaaaatgtacagattgttttaataaagtgatagttatttaaatttgatatttgtTTTGTTCCTTGAAAATGACAGCATAAAGTTCTTAATTGAgttataattcaaaataaaaataaaatatttcaaaataacacTGTATGTAATATACCGTAAAACGGGGTGAACACGCACGATCCATAGCTTTGGATTcgattgtttacatttttttaaaaggctgaaataaatattaacatcatTTTCAAATGAgtctaattgttattttataattttatgtgttTTAATTATCTGAATGATGATTACTGGGTTAATAGAAACGGCATAGGGGGTGAATAGAAAAAAATGCTAGGCTTGTTACATACTAGATTCCTTTAAAATCAAAAATTAGTGGGTAtcatcttaaatatttttttagaaacgaTCTCGATAGGtaaagtaggtaggtacctactaaTTGTTCGATTCCATTCATTCCGGGTATTTTTGCAAACTTGAGAATGGTGGTATGCTCTAGGTTTTATACTCACTTCTAGAGGCGTCTCCAGCCTATGTAACGCGTGCGTAATAATTACTCTAGCGCCCTTTAGTAAGCGGGCGGTAACGAAAATGTTTTGTCAATATCATaaagtgaaaacaaaaataGCTTTCATACTAATTTCGCTCCAATCTGGCTAATGGCTATAGGTCCAGTACCTATCATCTCATTCAGAGTACGACAAGGTGACCTCATGGCgctcaaacctggcgacgttgctaataccacctctagcaagagcagtgcttcgcagaatctatcgccggatcggaaacgcgacccgctgagaagattcggcgagcaactcagtagactgtctgtgggttataactcgccgaacccttcatcgcaagcgacgggttcgacgaaaactgtgaccggtgcttgcggtacctaaaagcaccgttagtggattgggaggatccgaaatgacgtgttaagggcgacgtcgactgtttaccgttcggtccgcaggatcgggtattaGGATAATAATCATTCACTAATTAAAGCACAGTGATCGACCGGCGGCGACTGCTTCCGCCCTGCCCGCATACATTCCCCTCAAAGACTCGCGAGGGATAACAAATAGGGATGTGcgtgatataatatttttaatttaatccaGGTTATAAACGAtcttttgttattttcaaaCCCGTTGCACTATTGTAGCGACTGAGACTGACAAACattgaaatatacaaattttcacgtttataatatttatgttgatgtaataataatattgtgctGTAATTAATATAGTTGGCGCTCCGCTAAATATCTTTATTATctgtgataaaaatatattgtatttttatcgtCATTTGCGTTACTTTTGGCCATTGGTTGTGTTAAAAATGTGAATGTATAATGTAATTAGATCTTAAAAAGTTCGAACTTAGATTAAATGTTAGCtgtaaatacataaatttataatacCTATTGTGTTTTCTTATTATGTACAAAATTAACAACAGCCTAGtataaagtaaatttatttatctctgaataaattaaattattattttttcattattcatgttttttttttgtcacgaaTCATCAGTTTAATGTCAACTCCATTGAACTTCATACTTTTTATTCAAAACGATTTTATGTATACCTACCAATTTACTAGTACTATCAGATATAtgatatttgtaataataagCTTAAAGtagataaaaacatttttaagaaaaataggACAGTTAACCGTTGAGTGGTACTTGTacaaaacaaaaagtttttagtaattttaatcatTTAGTTTAAGTTTATTAAAGTTATTGTTTTCAATTTCCATAAGTTTAAGATAGAAAAATAGATCATATTTTTGTATTCCATCGCATCTATTCTAAATCAGGTCAAAAATGCAAGCGTCAATTCTTTTGTTTCCATTGGTTCCAATatgaataacataaaataaaacaaaaaaatcacattgaAACATATGAAggttttattaatgaattttcaATAAAGCTTAAAATATCGGTACTAATGACCACCCTTTCTCTTACTGCTGCGAAGTAATTGTGCGGTTCGGTTCGAAGAATCCGCAGACCTCGTGCCTCAAGGCAGTATCACACTGTAGCGtcctttgttttattgcttagctaggTGGACCAGCTCATCGCTCACCTAGTGTTCagtgattaccagagcccatagacatatacaacgtaaatgcccccacCTTGATACACGAGTTCAAATGTCTcagtttaacagtacaacggctgccccacccttcaaaccgaaacgcattactgcttcacggcagaaataggcacttGGAGtctggtaacaatttaacaagaggagggccgtacgctcgtttgCCCATTCTCTAAATCTTCCCGTAAAATCAAGTGATAAGACGTGTTATGACTATtacgtttatttaaataaattaagcatttgtttattttgatacATAAAAGGCAAATAAAATCGGTGAATCAATATTATTACAGGAATGTGTTGTTATACTAAAATAAACAACCTAATACATGAATGTCTGGTAGCTCTCTATATAAACCTAAGTTTACAAATGGcaaaaaaatatacgaaaaaGAGTAAAAgggattaaaaaataaactgcgTAATATTTTTGGTCTAAAATTGCTTAATGTAATTAATCTTTGCTGGTTTATGTTTTCAAATTAGTCAGTCAGACGATAATTTTAACTCGCATATCACTCGTTCCATTAGCAATGAAAATATTGGTGTCAGGCTGCTAATCGTGAGCGCTCCTGAACACACCTCACGTTCCGTATATACAGGCTGTGTATATGGACCGTTTGTGGAAGCGAGACAACTGCTTcgacaaaaaaaactaacaatattCATTTAACAAAATCTGAACATAACTAGAGAAGCACAAAACAGTTCACCGTCCTCGTATCCTGTTCATCAATCGATCTTTTCTCATTTCTTTACAAGTCACTGACAAACCTTAGGGttaccaatttaaaaataaaaattaaaacgtttttttcgcacatttacaagattttttttaataaaaagagaAAGTTAATAGATAAAGCAATTCCAATCCCTAAGGCGAGTCAGTAATTGTGCTCGATTGCGGCATCAACGAGCATGAATACTTGTGTATTTTGTGAGTACGTGAGTCAGTTACGTTACTTGAGACGCGTGCGTGTTTGTATTTAGTTGCATTAAACTATTTTGTTGAGGGTAGAGGTAAGTAAGAAGTAAggtctcagtgtattaaaaactgTCCGTTGAAAGGGAGCTAATTaaggtggcgctacagtagcaagtGGAGATTTAAACTGCCGCACTCCACTTCCAACACTAGCGCTATGTCGGTGAATCTCCGAACTACAACTTGATGATTACAGG
The sequence above is drawn from the Bombyx mori chromosome 11, ASM3026992v2 genome and encodes:
- the LOC101743017 gene encoding putative inositol monophosphatase 3, which gives rise to MNLGGTLRINKFACFTLAFVLFLIIYWRSGTSSYPTEKSHLVNLKSLLKAAILAAEGGGKKVLDGKNHILNVKSKGKTLEGANDPVTDVDYASHCAMYYGLKHTFNNIDVVSEEHSKSDSSCEEVPAFDLEPDIPGNLNIEQMLDELVLAKDVVVWIDPLDATQEYTEKLYQYVTTMVCVAIRGVPIIGVIHYPFTQQTYWAWYTKKTSANMPLVPHKEENREHPRVVISRSHPGKVATVAKSAFGDKSNVSKAAGAGFKVMEVVNGTYDLYLHVTTIKKWDICAGDAILKAVDGKMTTMKGDNIDYSADGHVAVTDGILVTRYDHDYYLKKMPSIIHSMH